One genomic segment of Halococcus sediminicola includes these proteins:
- a CDS encoding sulfatase-like hydrolase/transferase: MDTLRFDAFHEQFDWLPGIRFTNTWATSHWTVPVHASLFAGKYPSELGIHVDNQTLDCPEPVIAEQLSETGYTTRAFASNIILARPFGFGRGFDEYTGTWKFRALSGDVFDWEAFADEQQGSAAYAQAVWDCLTESYETS, from the coding sequence TTGGATACGCTGCGCTTCGATGCCTTCCACGAACAGTTCGACTGGCTGCCGGGGATTCGGTTCACGAATACGTGGGCGACGAGTCACTGGACCGTCCCCGTTCACGCCTCGCTGTTCGCCGGGAAGTATCCAAGCGAACTCGGCATCCACGTCGACAATCAGACGCTCGACTGCCCGGAGCCCGTGATCGCGGAGCAACTCAGCGAGACCGGCTACACGACGCGTGCGTTCGCCAGCAATATCATCCTCGCTAGGCCGTTCGGCTTCGGTCGCGGGTTCGACGAGTATACCGGTACGTGGAAATTCCGTGCGCTCTCGGGCGACGTCTTCGACTGGGAGGCGTTCGCGGACGAGCAGCAGGGATCGGCTGCCTACGCACAGGCAGTCTGGGATTGTCTCACTGAATCCTACGAGACGAGCTGA
- a CDS encoding Cdc6/Cdc18 family protein, with protein sequence MVGEDTDSENPYSTLNSNPYGKSLEVFADESVLKEDWQPEQLPERESELEEIRNALAPATRGVNAHNLFLYGKTGQGKTVAIDHEVELLQEYADSENDLDLSVIKTSANNQTTSYQLCAHLIKEIRGKTKKPSGIDQQSMFDLLYHEISNLEKTVIIVIDEIDAIGSNDELLYELPRARKNGHIEEQWVSVIGISNNLQFRDNLSPKVKDSLYDSEIEFAPYNADQLTTILERRAERAFVEGALDDDVIPLCSAFAAQDEGSARQAIRLLYKAGELALNRDEEIIFEQHVREARDILERKRIEEGMRSLTTQDQFALLSIVALEIDEETPARTRQVFQKYKSIVDRLNGNQLVERRVRDHLQSLGMQGFLLVETRNKGIQGGSHYRFELKTDLEATLDILGEDSRINDIVEDLIDISDVKNML encoded by the coding sequence ATGGTGGGTGAAGATACGGATTCCGAGAATCCTTACAGCACACTCAACAGCAATCCGTACGGAAAATCTCTTGAAGTATTCGCTGACGAGAGCGTTTTGAAGGAAGATTGGCAACCCGAGCAACTCCCTGAGCGAGAATCCGAACTTGAGGAGATCAGAAATGCTCTCGCACCCGCCACAAGAGGAGTTAACGCTCACAATTTGTTTCTCTACGGAAAAACGGGGCAAGGAAAAACAGTAGCAATCGACCACGAGGTTGAGTTACTACAGGAGTATGCCGATAGTGAAAACGATCTTGACCTGAGTGTCATCAAAACAAGCGCGAACAATCAAACAACTAGCTATCAACTCTGTGCTCATCTCATCAAAGAAATTCGAGGCAAGACGAAGAAGCCCAGCGGAATCGACCAACAGTCTATGTTTGATCTTCTATATCATGAGATCAGTAATCTCGAAAAAACAGTCATCATCGTTATCGACGAGATCGATGCAATCGGAAGTAACGATGAACTCCTGTATGAACTTCCGAGAGCACGAAAGAACGGACACATTGAGGAACAATGGGTAAGTGTAATCGGGATCAGCAACAATCTTCAGTTTCGTGATAATCTTTCGCCCAAGGTCAAAGACTCTCTCTATGATTCCGAAATCGAATTTGCCCCCTACAATGCTGATCAGTTGACGACTATTTTAGAACGGCGTGCGGAACGCGCATTCGTCGAAGGTGCCCTTGACGACGATGTTATTCCGCTCTGCTCAGCATTCGCTGCTCAGGACGAAGGGAGCGCTCGTCAGGCTATTCGTCTTCTGTATAAGGCAGGCGAATTGGCACTCAATCGCGACGAGGAGATCATATTCGAACAACACGTCCGTGAAGCTCGCGACATCCTTGAACGGAAACGGATCGAAGAAGGAATGCGTAGTCTGACTACCCAAGATCAATTTGCGCTTCTTTCTATCGTCGCACTCGAGATCGACGAAGAGACTCCAGCACGGACACGACAAGTATTCCAAAAATACAAATCAATTGTTGACCGACTCAACGGCAACCAACTCGTCGAACGGCGCGTTCGTGATCATCTTCAAAGTCTCGGAATGCAGGGGTTCCTTCTCGTTGAAACACGGAACAAAGGTATTCAGGGAGGGTCTCACTATCGATTCGAACTGAAAACGGATCTTGAGGCTACTCTCGACATCCTTGGGGAGGATAGCCGTATCAACGATATTGTTGAAGATTTGATCGATATATCTGACGTGAAGAACATGTTGTAG